A region from the Thermoanaerobaculia bacterium genome encodes:
- the ftsH gene encoding ATP-dependent zinc metalloprotease FtsH has protein sequence MRGNLRSLIVWILVAIVAILIFRVFEQAGSRPEEIHFSAFMNEVDAGKIKSVQIKEQEITGRYLSSTRPKDAPDFITYVPPVYDDLVAALRKNHVEIEIIQAKESTWLTFLFSWGPILFLVALWVVFMRQMQSGGNKALSFGKSRARVLTPNQLKVTFADVAGVEEAKEELQEIIEFLKDPKKFQRLGGKIPKGVILMGPPGTGKTLLGKAIAGEAGVPFISFSGSEFVEMFVGVGASRVRDLFELGKRNAPSIIFVDEIDAVGRHRGAGLGGGHDEREQTLNQLLVEMDGFETNEGVIIMAATNRPDVLDPALLRPGRFDRRIVVDRPDLKGRHGILKVHVRKVPLCENVDLEVVARTTPGFSGADLANLVNEAALIAARNNKSCVAMEDFEYAKDKVLMGAERKSLIISDKEKKSTAVHEAGHALVAAMLSETDPLHKVTIIPRGRALGVTMQLPMDDRYNYTKSYLQDQITMMLGGRIAEEEMLEQLSTGAGNDLERATELARKMVCAWGMSDLGPITFGQGDENIFLGKELIRHQNYSEDTAKKIDEEVYKIIHNAYQIATDLIRTHRQVLEAISTTLLEKEVLEGEHVYAIIHEITGLDLRRSPADPLN, from the coding sequence GTGAGAGGAAACCTTCGCAGTCTTATCGTCTGGATCCTTGTCGCCATCGTCGCGATTTTGATCTTCCGGGTGTTTGAGCAGGCAGGAAGCCGCCCGGAAGAAATTCACTTTTCCGCCTTCATGAATGAAGTGGATGCGGGGAAGATCAAAAGCGTACAAATCAAGGAGCAGGAAATCACAGGCAGGTACCTGTCCAGTACGCGTCCCAAGGATGCACCCGACTTCATTACCTATGTCCCGCCCGTGTATGACGATCTGGTTGCAGCCCTTCGGAAAAATCATGTAGAAATCGAGATCATTCAGGCCAAGGAATCTACATGGCTCACCTTCCTTTTTTCCTGGGGTCCCATTCTTTTCCTGGTAGCGCTATGGGTTGTTTTTATGCGTCAGATGCAATCCGGAGGCAACAAGGCTCTTTCATTTGGAAAGAGTCGGGCCCGGGTTTTGACTCCAAATCAGCTGAAAGTTACCTTTGCCGATGTAGCGGGAGTGGAAGAGGCCAAGGAAGAACTGCAGGAAATCATCGAATTCCTTAAAGATCCCAAGAAGTTCCAACGGCTGGGAGGAAAGATTCCCAAAGGCGTAATTCTGATGGGACCTCCCGGAACGGGGAAGACACTTCTGGGAAAAGCTATTGCCGGGGAGGCAGGCGTTCCCTTTATCTCATTCAGCGGCAGTGAATTTGTTGAAATGTTCGTGGGTGTCGGTGCTTCCCGGGTTAGAGACCTCTTCGAACTTGGAAAACGAAACGCACCCTCCATCATCTTCGTCGACGAAATCGATGCCGTGGGACGACATCGGGGAGCGGGACTGGGGGGGGGACATGACGAACGGGAGCAGACGCTGAACCAGCTCCTGGTTGAAATGGACGGCTTTGAGACCAATGAAGGCGTGATCATCATGGCGGCCACAAACCGTCCCGATGTTCTTGACCCGGCTCTCCTTCGACCGGGACGGTTTGACCGTAGAATCGTTGTCGACCGGCCCGATCTGAAGGGAAGGCATGGAATCCTGAAGGTCCATGTCCGCAAGGTACCGCTTTGTGAAAATGTCGACCTTGAAGTTGTCGCGCGGACCACACCGGGTTTCAGTGGCGCCGATCTGGCCAACCTCGTAAATGAAGCTGCCCTGATTGCGGCCCGAAATAATAAATCCTGCGTAGCAATGGAAGATTTTGAATACGCAAAAGATAAGGTCCTCATGGGAGCGGAACGGAAAAGCCTGATCATTTCAGACAAGGAAAAGAAGTCGACCGCCGTCCACGAAGCCGGGCACGCGCTGGTGGCCGCAATGCTCTCCGAGACCGATCCTCTCCACAAGGTGACGATTATTCCCCGGGGAAGGGCCCTGGGTGTAACGATGCAGCTCCCCATGGATGATCGCTACAATTACACAAAATCCTACCTCCAAGATCAGATCACCATGATGCTCGGAGGGAGAATCGCAGAAGAGGAAATGCTCGAGCAGCTATCCACGGGGGCCGGGAACGATCTGGAACGGGCCACGGAGCTGGCTCGGAAAATGGTATGCGCGTGGGGGATGAGTGATCTTGGTCCGATCACCTTCGGACAGGGGGATGAAAATATTTTCCTCGGGAAAGAACTGATCCGGCACCAGAATTATTCGGAAGACACCGCAAAAAAAATCGATGAGGAAGTTTACAAAATCATCCACAACGCCTACCAGATAGCTACGGATCTAATTCGTACCCATCGCCAGGTCCTCGAAGCCATTTCAACAACCCTCCTCGAAAAAGAAGTGCTCGAGGGAGAACATGTCTATGCGATTATTCACGAAATCACGGGACTCGATCTCAGACGCTCCCCTGCTGATCCATTGAATTAA
- the folP gene encoding dihydropteroate synthase yields MAQSYILRNQDDYLFFLGSKRPGPTWNQSCRITSDFRGFFAHGSLQAFADALQCEENGPESLKEIVENYSRRPRSPHARIMGILNVTPDSFSDGGRFLSPDLAIEHGKRLIDEGADIIDIGGESSRPGADPVDEEEELRRTQPVIEALVGLGNIEISIDTTKPGVARRSVEAGARWINDISGFVKDEMIEVAARGSTGVVIMHRQGSSKTMQMAPYYDHLFSDVAEFLSAGATRVLHAGIPADRIYIDPGIGFGKTVEHNTLLISHIDFLLGLGFPICIGASRKSFLKAVVPGEPQERLFPSVTAHTCAILGGASLIRVHDVRPHREMVRTLELLNHA; encoded by the coding sequence ATGGCTCAATCTTACATACTCCGGAACCAGGACGATTACCTCTTTTTTCTCGGGTCGAAACGTCCCGGCCCGACCTGGAATCAGTCATGCAGAATTACTTCTGATTTTAGGGGCTTTTTTGCTCATGGGAGCCTCCAGGCTTTTGCTGATGCTCTCCAATGCGAGGAAAACGGTCCGGAATCCTTAAAGGAGATCGTAGAGAACTATTCCCGACGCCCCAGATCCCCCCATGCCCGGATCATGGGCATTCTGAATGTGACACCTGATTCATTTTCCGATGGCGGTCGCTTTCTGTCTCCTGACCTGGCAATCGAGCATGGGAAACGTCTAATCGACGAAGGGGCGGATATCATCGACATCGGAGGAGAGAGCTCAAGACCGGGAGCGGATCCCGTCGACGAAGAAGAAGAACTCCGGCGGACACAGCCCGTAATCGAAGCCCTGGTGGGTCTCGGCAATATCGAGATCTCCATTGACACAACCAAGCCGGGGGTAGCGCGTCGATCCGTTGAAGCAGGAGCGCGGTGGATCAACGATATTTCCGGATTCGTAAAGGACGAAATGATTGAGGTGGCCGCCAGGGGTTCGACAGGCGTCGTCATCATGCATCGGCAGGGTTCTTCGAAAACCATGCAGATGGCACCCTATTATGATCACCTCTTCTCAGACGTGGCTGAGTTTCTCAGCGCAGGAGCGACCCGTGTCCTGCATGCCGGCATTCCCGCAGACCGAATCTATATCGACCCGGGGATCGGGTTCGGCAAAACCGTTGAACACAATACGCTTCTCATCAGCCACATTGATTTTTTACTGGGACTCGGCTTCCCGATCTGTATCGGAGCGTCCAGGAAATCCTTTTTGAAAGCCGTCGTTCCAGGAGAACCTCAGGAACGGCTCTTTCCCTCGGTGACCGCCCACACCTGTGCAATTCTGGGAGGAGCCAGTCTGATCCGGGTTCACGATGTGAGGCCCCACAGGGAGATGGTACGCACGCTGGAGCTACTGAACCATGCATGA
- a CDS encoding phosphoribosyltransferase family protein yields MVTITKRFSEDEIRDRIEDLAQHIRSDHPEEEILFIGILKGAFVFQADLMRNLNQPCRFDFLREKMEQDIVFFSGELDVCGKSVILLKDVVTTGVVENYLINQLRTMGPKSIKLACLIDKPTDRKADISVDYALFRADENIFVGYGMEYKGQYGNLPYIGMVEF; encoded by the coding sequence ATGGTAACAATCACCAAGCGGTTTTCTGAAGATGAAATTCGAGACAGGATTGAAGACCTTGCTCAGCACATCCGGTCCGACCACCCTGAAGAAGAAATCCTATTTATCGGAATCCTGAAAGGAGCATTTGTCTTTCAGGCTGACCTCATGCGGAATCTCAACCAGCCCTGTCGTTTCGATTTCCTTCGAGAGAAAATGGAACAGGATATCGTCTTCTTCTCGGGCGAGCTGGATGTTTGCGGAAAGAGCGTCATTCTTTTGAAAGATGTCGTGACCACCGGGGTTGTGGAAAATTACTTAATAAATCAATTGCGTACCATGGGTCCGAAATCAATCAAGCTCGCATGCCTCATCGACAAGCCGACAGATCGCAAGGCAGACATTTCTGTTGATTACGCACTGTTTCGTGCGGATGAAAACATCTTCGTCGGGTATGGAATGGAATATAAGGGCCAATATGGCAACCTTCCCTACATCGGAATGGTGGAATTTTAG
- a CDS encoding TonB family protein, whose amino-acid sequence MEKLGNYVVFREADASPWGKLFRAFRVEGDQKTRVFLRLFPFALPEGLKFTRHLAVNDLLLIEKVDGKNVYVEEYMSAATIQVIIKRCVAEMFPLPQEHSLHILERVMAGFEEHKYALPHPHLAYLSYEGEIKGAAVPMGKILTQVQPESLYPYLSPQLLESKDWNPTDQVYASGAFFFEMLTGKSLPSSSVEEDRIRAITTIQGMDGQPIPRDLQMILLKALAHNPGERYPNLRDMREELGKLIYDGTYAPTTFNVAYFMHTLFREDINNEEKICREEDKADIKALFAPPKPVEPEPREAPAPPKVEFVEVPAKRSPLPFVLVAVLAVILITVGIVFKPWASKSEPEPEPAAATAPAEPSPELQAKLDEAERQIAQQEEELDKLRQTQQAEKNPEIEKKLKEKEAETQKTREALNKMKETVTGEAPPSSQEPVKAKAEPKPASQDSASSRPSSPPPQEPSVTTLKGQPGTESPQEETTPAVEENPAPVKEPEPAVPSVTKGQLVDIKDVDQAPIPLTTVRAEYPPLAVKRRVQGNVILKVLVNEEGQAVDFNAIRYPGGKLGLDKAAIEAVKQWTFSPALKEGIPVKTWTVVTIPFTL is encoded by the coding sequence GTGGAAAAATTAGGGAACTATGTGGTTTTCAGGGAAGCAGACGCTTCGCCCTGGGGAAAGTTATTCCGGGCATTTCGGGTTGAGGGTGATCAAAAGACACGTGTCTTTCTCCGACTTTTCCCCTTTGCCTTACCGGAGGGATTAAAGTTTACCCGGCACCTCGCCGTGAACGATCTCCTTTTGATCGAAAAGGTGGATGGCAAGAACGTCTATGTCGAAGAATACATGTCCGCCGCCACCATCCAGGTCATCATCAAGCGCTGTGTTGCGGAAATGTTTCCTTTACCTCAGGAACACTCCCTTCATATCCTTGAGCGTGTAATGGCCGGGTTCGAGGAACATAAATACGCTCTTCCACACCCGCATCTGGCCTACCTGAGTTATGAAGGGGAGATCAAGGGAGCGGCCGTTCCCATGGGTAAAATCCTTACGCAGGTTCAGCCGGAATCTCTTTATCCATACCTCTCCCCCCAGTTGCTGGAGTCCAAAGACTGGAATCCTACTGATCAGGTCTATGCTTCAGGTGCTTTTTTCTTTGAAATGTTGACGGGGAAATCCCTTCCTTCGTCCTCCGTGGAGGAAGACCGGATTCGGGCAATCACAACCATTCAGGGTATGGATGGACAGCCAATTCCCAGAGATCTGCAGATGATTTTACTGAAAGCTCTTGCCCATAACCCGGGTGAGCGATACCCAAATTTACGGGATATGCGGGAAGAGTTAGGGAAACTCATTTACGACGGCACCTATGCACCCACAACCTTTAACGTTGCCTACTTTATGCACACCCTCTTCCGCGAAGATATTAATAATGAGGAGAAAATCTGCCGGGAAGAAGATAAGGCTGATATCAAGGCTCTTTTTGCCCCGCCAAAACCGGTGGAGCCGGAGCCCCGGGAAGCCCCGGCACCTCCGAAAGTGGAATTTGTTGAAGTTCCCGCCAAACGTTCTCCATTACCTTTTGTCCTGGTTGCCGTACTGGCCGTGATTTTGATAACTGTGGGCATTGTTTTTAAACCCTGGGCCTCTAAATCGGAACCCGAACCGGAACCCGCCGCGGCGACCGCCCCTGCCGAACCGTCTCCAGAGCTGCAGGCAAAGCTGGATGAAGCCGAACGGCAGATCGCCCAGCAGGAAGAGGAGCTGGATAAGCTGAGACAGACACAGCAGGCCGAAAAAAATCCGGAAATTGAGAAGAAGCTGAAAGAAAAGGAAGCCGAAACTCAAAAAACCCGCGAAGCTCTCAACAAAATGAAAGAGACCGTAACGGGGGAGGCCCCTCCATCTTCCCAGGAACCTGTAAAGGCAAAGGCGGAACCTAAACCTGCATCCCAGGATTCTGCATCCTCACGCCCCTCCTCGCCACCACCTCAGGAGCCGTCCGTCACCACTCTGAAGGGACAGCCGGGAACGGAGAGTCCGCAGGAAGAAACCACACCTGCGGTGGAAGAAAATCCGGCACCGGTAAAAGAGCCTGAACCTGCAGTTCCTTCCGTGACCAAAGGTCAGCTGGTCGATATCAAAGACGTGGACCAGGCTCCCATTCCTCTCACAACCGTGCGAGCGGAATATCCGCCCCTTGCAGTCAAGAGGCGGGTTCAGGGAAACGTAATCCTCAAAGTCCTGGTGAACGAGGAAGGACAAGCTGTCGATTTCAACGCGATTCGTTATCCGGGCGGAAAGCTTGGGCTGGATAAGGCAGCCATCGAGGCAGTGAAGCAATGGACCTTTTCGCCCGCGTTGAAGGAGGGAATCCCGGTAAAAACGTGGACGGTGGTAACGATTCCCTTCACACTCTGA
- the cdaA gene encoding diadenylate cyclase CdaA, giving the protein MHEFLIIVQRLSVMDVLDILILAVLVYNLFLLIKGTRAMQMVTGILVLLAAYYLANLLGLRAFRTFLEGVLFYFPFAVIVLFQSELRKALASFARNPFSARRGARQELAQTITSIVKASLTLASKSIGALIVIECRHSLKQYTETGVLLHAHVSYDLLVNIFTPNTPLHDGALIIRDHTAIAASCFLPLTQNPSLTQEFGSRHRAAIGITEETDALAIVVSEETGAISFAVNGHLQRHLDGRSLRDLVTRYLNGSSPS; this is encoded by the coding sequence ATGCATGAGTTCCTGATCATCGTCCAGCGTCTCTCCGTTATGGATGTCCTGGACATTCTGATCCTTGCCGTACTCGTATATAATCTGTTTCTCTTAATCAAAGGAACCCGGGCCATGCAGATGGTAACGGGCATTCTGGTCCTCCTGGCAGCCTACTACCTTGCCAACCTTCTGGGACTTCGAGCTTTCCGCACATTTCTGGAAGGTGTTCTCTTTTACTTTCCCTTTGCGGTCATTGTTCTCTTTCAAAGCGAACTTCGAAAGGCACTGGCTTCGTTTGCACGAAACCCCTTTTCAGCAAGACGGGGGGCCCGCCAGGAGCTTGCTCAGACCATTACGTCCATTGTAAAAGCGAGCCTTACCCTTGCATCCAAATCGATTGGAGCACTGATCGTCATCGAATGTCGCCATTCCCTGAAGCAATACACTGAAACGGGCGTTCTTCTGCACGCCCATGTCAGTTATGATCTTCTGGTCAACATCTTTACCCCTAACACCCCTCTCCACGACGGAGCCCTGATCATTCGAGACCATACCGCCATTGCGGCTTCCTGCTTTCTTCCACTTACACAGAATCCTTCCCTGACCCAGGAATTCGGATCGCGCCATCGAGCCGCTATCGGAATCACGGAGGAGACCGATGCTCTTGCGATCGTGGTATCAGAAGAGACCGGAGCCATCAGTTTTGCAGTAAATGGTCACCTTCAGAGGCACCTGGATGGCCGAAGCCTTCGAGATCTGGTCACCCGCTACCTGAACGGATCTTCCCCGTCATGA
- a CDS encoding carboxypeptidase regulatory-like domain-containing protein, with protein MRTWFIVGLILLLTAGLAWAVVEHGSLSGTVMDSDGNPLPGVTVTADSPNQIGGAKVAVTDENGEFRFPKLMVGTYSVSFNLEGFQLLTNEQVPVNLDRNTKLSVTMQLASEFETEIVVSGQAPVVDSTQTNTGDVYTQDFLQEATIGSGGRSFQNVMGMSAGVQGGGNPSVLGSTEGENSYLIDGMDSTDPVTSTFGTNFNFDAIQEISFQTGGFEAEYGRALGGVVNVVTKSGGNTFSGTFDIRYQDESFTEDGENPVWDPYDPSQDTYKFYNPNATIGGPLLRDRVWFFVAVGHEMVKQTPWQAYSDYEWDAWSNLGKITWQVNPNNTIIGKYSFDWAYISNWDAGPYTAPEAGMRQDQMTRVAQIDYSSILSENTLFSLKLGSAYQDLDVYPTNEDYDSPQYIDLLTGLAYNGGYLVQLSERDRVEGMTSLTYYKDNFLGDHTLKAGLEYHDLKFDSVNRYNGAPYTFSYEGQQYTAYPLYYTDHWDDCYRTDVNGDGVKEEVCPDNEYAEYWQSGLGPDGKWHDADPDEVERAFWSGDFGVFDGELWTGYLQDEWRIRPNLTFKPGVRFDQATYWDDLGNEVITFDMVQPRLGLAWDIFNDSKTVFRAYWGRFMHPGALTLPDFVKQHVSVSGTETYAGQAAYQAGLLDENGQGDWQAYCEIFGYECDENGYFVTDFFGGEPNQVLKDLKPTYADEFSIGFEREIMPRTGIEVTYVNKRTKDIIEDTCAGYDENGNFIDPGDPSTWPLDENGDPYWGLEYCGSYMLRNPAAAKRYYYGYLLKLESRYKDWFHIIVNYTYSKSRGSIEYTQYGGTDLDIPLHYTNIYGYMSDDRRHRVKINGYFYLPLETSLGFNFFWGSGLSQNFTSSYRYYPVLDYGSYFIEPRGSRRNQSLYSLDVEARKDFKIGDRIDARVILSVNNVINNQGPTDRCYSYQGVAIGEGFTPEEVTDAAEGSCGYWGTLDRPASWGFTDSWYNPRSYEVGFRLEF; from the coding sequence ATGCGAACGTGGTTCATAGTTGGCTTGATTCTGCTTCTGACGGCAGGACTCGCCTGGGCCGTCGTGGAGCACGGATCTCTGTCGGGCACGGTTATGGATTCCGACGGTAATCCTCTTCCCGGCGTGACCGTAACCGCCGATTCACCCAATCAAATTGGAGGCGCAAAAGTCGCTGTCACCGATGAGAACGGGGAATTCCGTTTCCCGAAACTCATGGTGGGAACCTACTCTGTTTCCTTCAATCTTGAAGGATTTCAGCTCCTGACCAACGAACAGGTCCCCGTTAATCTCGATCGGAATACCAAACTCAGCGTTACGATGCAGCTGGCGTCCGAGTTTGAAACCGAGATCGTTGTTTCCGGACAGGCTCCGGTTGTAGACTCCACCCAGACCAACACGGGTGATGTTTACACTCAGGACTTTCTCCAGGAAGCGACTATCGGTTCGGGTGGCCGATCCTTCCAGAACGTCATGGGCATGTCCGCCGGCGTTCAGGGAGGTGGGAATCCTTCGGTACTGGGATCCACGGAAGGTGAAAACTCCTACCTGATCGACGGAATGGATTCTACAGATCCCGTAACATCCACCTTCGGCACGAATTTCAACTTTGATGCCATTCAGGAAATCTCTTTCCAGACCGGCGGTTTCGAGGCCGAATATGGAAGAGCCCTTGGCGGTGTCGTGAACGTCGTGACCAAGTCAGGTGGAAACACCTTCTCCGGTACGTTTGATATCCGTTATCAGGATGAATCCTTTACCGAAGACGGCGAAAACCCCGTCTGGGATCCCTACGATCCCAGTCAGGACACCTACAAGTTTTACAACCCCAACGCCACAATCGGAGGGCCGCTGCTGCGCGACCGCGTGTGGTTCTTCGTGGCCGTGGGTCATGAAATGGTCAAGCAGACTCCGTGGCAGGCCTACTCCGATTATGAATGGGATGCGTGGTCCAACCTTGGCAAAATCACCTGGCAGGTTAACCCCAACAATACGATAATCGGAAAGTATTCCTTTGACTGGGCCTATATTTCTAACTGGGATGCCGGCCCCTATACGGCCCCCGAAGCGGGTATGAGACAGGACCAGATGACCCGTGTCGCCCAGATCGATTACTCCTCCATTCTCTCGGAGAACACACTCTTCAGCCTGAAGCTCGGATCGGCCTATCAGGACCTGGATGTGTACCCGACAAATGAAGACTACGACAGTCCGCAGTATATCGACCTTCTCACCGGACTGGCTTACAACGGTGGTTATCTGGTTCAGCTTTCCGAGCGAGATCGTGTGGAAGGAATGACTTCTCTGACGTATTACAAAGACAACTTCCTTGGCGATCACACTCTCAAGGCCGGTCTGGAATACCACGATCTCAAGTTTGACTCCGTCAACCGGTACAACGGTGCTCCGTATACCTTTTCGTACGAGGGTCAGCAATACACAGCCTATCCTCTTTATTACACCGACCACTGGGACGATTGCTACCGTACTGACGTGAATGGTGATGGTGTGAAAGAAGAAGTTTGCCCGGACAACGAATATGCCGAATACTGGCAGTCCGGTCTCGGCCCCGACGGCAAGTGGCACGATGCCGATCCCGACGAGGTGGAACGTGCCTTCTGGAGCGGTGACTTCGGTGTTTTCGACGGTGAACTCTGGACGGGATACCTTCAGGACGAATGGCGTATCCGTCCCAACCTGACCTTCAAACCCGGCGTCCGCTTTGATCAGGCGACCTACTGGGATGACCTCGGCAATGAAGTCATCACGTTTGACATGGTTCAGCCGCGACTTGGCCTTGCCTGGGATATTTTCAACGATTCAAAGACCGTCTTTCGGGCTTACTGGGGTCGTTTCATGCACCCCGGAGCGCTTACGCTTCCCGACTTTGTCAAGCAGCACGTATCCGTCAGTGGGACTGAAACCTACGCCGGTCAGGCTGCATATCAGGCGGGTCTGCTTGATGAGAACGGTCAGGGCGACTGGCAGGCTTACTGTGAAATCTTTGGCTACGAATGTGACGAAAACGGTTACTTCGTGACGGATTTCTTCGGTGGTGAACCCAACCAGGTTCTCAAAGACCTTAAGCCCACCTACGCGGATGAATTCTCCATCGGTTTTGAAAGAGAAATTATGCCCCGTACGGGAATCGAAGTCACCTACGTCAACAAGCGTACCAAGGACATCATCGAGGATACCTGCGCCGGTTATGATGAAAACGGCAACTTTATCGATCCCGGTGATCCCTCCACCTGGCCGCTCGATGAAAATGGCGATCCTTATTGGGGTCTTGAGTACTGCGGATCCTACATGCTCCGCAACCCTGCGGCCGCCAAGCGTTATTACTACGGTTACCTGCTGAAATTGGAATCCCGCTACAAGGACTGGTTCCACATCATTGTCAACTACACCTATTCCAAATCCAGAGGTTCCATCGAGTACACGCAGTATGGCGGTACAGATCTCGACATCCCGCTGCACTACACGAATATTTACGGCTACATGAGCGACGACCGTCGTCACCGTGTGAAAATCAACGGATACTTCTACCTGCCCCTCGAGACCTCTCTGGGATTCAACTTCTTCTGGGGTTCCGGTCTCTCGCAGAACTTTACCTCTTCGTACCGTTACTATCCGGTTCTTGACTATGGTTCGTACTTCATTGAGCCGAGAGGAAGTCGCCGAAATCAATCCCTCTACTCACTCGATGTTGAAGCAAGGAAAGATTTCAAGATCGGTGACCGGATTGACGCTCGCGTCATCCTTTCGGTCAACAATGTGATCAACAACCAGGGTCCCACCGACCGTTGTTATTCCTACCAGGGTGTGGCCATCGGTGAAGGATTTACCCCCGAGGAAGTGACGGATGCGGCTGAGGGTTCCTGCGGTTACTGGGGCACTCTCGATCGTCCAGCCAGCTGGGGATTCACGGATTCCTGGTATAACCCCCGCAGCTATGAAGTGGGCTTCCGTCTTGAATTCTGA
- the tilS gene encoding tRNA lysidine(34) synthetase TilS, whose product MISTVRTFIQQHRLIPPHCKVIAAVSGGPDSIALLFLLQSLQQELSFDLTAVSIDHGHRPRTREEALFVQNLAGQICIPHHTLVLTETCPPGHSWEAWARDQRISLLLAYRDRVQADFIALGHHADDQVETFFLRLFRGTSLRGLCGMQAKNSQGFIRPLLHCRRSQILDYLSEKKIPFMEDPTNQDRRYYRNRIRHDLIPSLAKEYSPPISQKIIDLQNLLSRDEEFLTRSARNWLDNHLSREGQSFSIPRAAWKELPGAMRLRVLLGLISEAAIQPSFLSLQRLLHLETQFLGDGRLFRRLEPEACILEGEYATIRLTVQRPCLEDPVTIKVQGETAVPALRVSVISEPDRRLDSEPWTINLPADSGPLTLVTRRGGELAKTDRGSKPLKSLLSELKISRARRENLPLLLAGGLVVWIPGIWCSRTDRQDTILGLRWNPW is encoded by the coding sequence TTGATCAGCACGGTACGAACATTCATCCAGCAGCATCGACTGATTCCCCCACACTGCAAAGTTATTGCCGCGGTCTCAGGAGGGCCTGATTCCATCGCCCTACTCTTTCTTCTACAGTCGCTGCAGCAGGAGCTCTCTTTCGATCTGACCGCAGTTTCCATTGACCACGGCCATCGGCCTCGAACCCGGGAGGAAGCCCTCTTTGTCCAAAACCTTGCGGGTCAAATCTGCATACCTCACCATACTCTCGTGTTGACCGAGACATGCCCGCCGGGTCACTCCTGGGAAGCGTGGGCCAGAGATCAGCGGATCTCCCTTCTCCTTGCCTATCGGGATAGAGTACAGGCGGATTTTATCGCCCTGGGACACCACGCTGATGATCAGGTAGAAACATTTTTTCTTCGTCTCTTCCGGGGTACCTCCCTTCGCGGTCTATGCGGCATGCAGGCTAAAAACTCTCAGGGGTTTATTCGCCCTCTGCTCCATTGCCGCCGTTCTCAGATTCTGGATTATCTCTCTGAAAAGAAAATTCCCTTCATGGAGGATCCGACCAACCAGGACCGAAGATATTACAGAAATCGGATCCGGCACGATCTGATTCCGTCTCTTGCAAAAGAATACAGCCCTCCCATTTCACAGAAAATAATTGATTTGCAGAATCTCCTCTCAAGGGATGAAGAGTTTCTTACTAGATCCGCACGCAACTGGCTGGATAACCATCTTTCGAGGGAAGGGCAGTCGTTTTCCATTCCCCGCGCAGCCTGGAAAGAGCTTCCCGGGGCTATGAGGCTTCGCGTGCTGCTGGGACTCATATCCGAAGCAGCCATCCAGCCTTCCTTCCTATCTCTTCAACGATTGCTTCATCTGGAAACCCAATTTCTGGGAGATGGCCGACTGTTCAGGCGGCTTGAGCCGGAAGCCTGCATCCTTGAAGGGGAATATGCTACCATTAGGTTGACTGTCCAGCGGCCCTGTCTCGAGGACCCTGTCACGATAAAGGTCCAAGGGGAGACGGCTGTTCCAGCTTTGAGAGTTTCTGTAATTTCGGAGCCGGACAGGCGCCTTGATTCAGAACCCTGGACAATCAACCTGCCGGCGGACTCGGGGCCCCTGACACTGGTCACCCGGCGGGGAGGAGAACTTGCAAAGACTGACAGAGGGAGTAAACCTCTTAAATCCCTCCTGTCTGAATTGAAGATTTCCCGCGCCCGGCGAGAAAATCTTCCTCTCCTCCTTGCAGGAGGTCTTGTGGTCTGGATCCCCGGGATCTGGTGCAGCAGAACCGATCGGCAGGACACAATCTTAGGACTGAGGTGGAACCCATGGTAA